A single window of Leishmania panamensis strain MHOM/PA/94/PSC-1 chromosome 35 sequence DNA harbors:
- a CDS encoding ELMO domain-containing protein 2 (TriTrypDB/GeneDB-style sysID: LpmP.35.1570), translating to MSLLRTNAILKRYRREHLEQDAAESSAKAEGQFEEGCDDHTAAYPNVDAFQAIGLAPGAMLAPLLSPPSFMRNEQTTQMTGMAAQSRGSLSAGEPSGFHGTVASLESLQNTPVATMAAAPSTTFTIQTSFLREGGDEGNHTTPGRSSRSRDPMVRAGAEEETFPGVDHFAAPRCPLLLLSPPTSGASPALATTGRRDADSTAPLGWRSPSDLSGAEDRGLAGAHSHLIFTHPTALSTIGTTGWEAVASVADMPVAAQPNHDARETAASAPAPLAGESCEPVCSASGLSSSLLAARTLRRLTGGGGRAHISAPVSTVLPRSIEGLTRAYQSPSVEEGSSTLSSPSSPSTAAEQQSNRGEVEGEPPVLREEAVRQLDLVYARMTVELPTASVHKDSSTSAALRFDMSDTLLQPPTSILSEPSTATARTRDKSAMSFGSFGRPVAYGSLASRRLAYTTDGGDATDEGVFSPISLMDDTERGFYARAVGDRNALLADNRAAVPMPQLLSFSGTARSSPRIWDDEDVDVDPTTAFSDPSLRLSFALPPITFYEAYLSLTKKLQPADTSAAFIAKGETVKTAESSSKLSPQAIEVPKLKKRSLISIFWCCSDQGRAAATVGKQPQSSPPSPRGLTREERNGVAAAEATVSTPGGPEEHLRIIRALKSQSLSLQLPTHRRMLLTVFNTLTGNIPWVNTNGNPLPSSSDAPLPLFSPTTVKWESIGFQGANPATDVRATGVLGVIQLLYLIDYYPAFAQRLWQLCRDPANERASPPLSNGHCGSAPPATAKGGGVSDELPFVLVCFSFTAVVLDAAGQHILDDEMQKVANARLPVSASQATLAKTTRPVPHPSSYPGMYVCCECYVGALALFVDAWRARPQGEARGNFDVAASTVPLKRPSIADFGDIKARLRGQLLKKGAAKVMQEAARHVRGAEGRY from the coding sequence ATGTCACTCTTACGCACGAATGCCATTCTGAAAAGGTATCGCCGCGAACACCTCGAGCAGGATGCTGCGGAGTCATCCGCCAAGGCGGAAGGGCAGTTCGAGGAAGGCTGTGACGACCACACTGCTGCGTATCCGAATGTGGACGCCTTTCAAGCTATCGGTTTGGCTCCCGGAGCAATGctagcaccgctgctgtctccACCAAGCTTCATGCGCAACGAACAGACCACACAGATGACAGGGATGGCGGCGCAGAGCAGAGGAAGCTTGAGCGCTGGTGAACCATCTGGATTCCACGGTACGGTAGCTTCCCTTGAAAGTCTACAGAACACCCCCGTAGCGACGATGGCCGCGGCCCCGTCGACCACTTTTACCATTCAGACTTCGTTCCTCCGTGAAGGCGGCGACGAGGGGAATCACACTACGCCGGGTAGGTCCTCACGGTCACGGGATCCTATGGTGCGCGCAGGagccgaggaggagacgtTTCCTGGCGTGGATCATTTTGCGGCACCTCGTTGCCCTCTTTTATTGCTGTCTCCACCCACAAGTGGCGCATCACCAGCACTTGCGACAACAGGCAGGCGAGACGCTGACAGCACCGCCCCCCTCGGTTGGCGTAGTCCGAGCGACCTGTCCGGTGCGGAAGATCGCGGCCTTGCTGGAGCCCACTCCCACTTGATTTTCACTCACCCAACCGCCTTATCGACAATAGGGACGACTGGGTGGGAAGCGGTGGCAAGCGTCGCAGATATGCCCGTGGCAGCTCAACCAAATCATGACGCACGCGAGACTGCGGCAAGTGCTCCTGCTCCTTTAGCCGGTGAGTCCTGTGAGCCGGTCTGCAGTGCCAGTGGCCTATCATCGTCTTTGTTGGCGGCGCGTACGCTGAGGCGACTCAcgggaggtggtggacgtGCCCACATCTCAGCTCCAGTAtcgacggtgctgccgcgatCGATTGAGGGGCTCACTCGAGCGTACCAAAGCCCTTCAGTGGAAGAGGGTAGCTCGACCCTCTCATCCCCTTCGTCTCCTtccactgcagcagagcaaCAGAGCAATCGCGGCGAAGTCGAGGGCGAGCCCCCGGTGCTACGCGAAGAGGCTGTGAGACAACTCGATCTCGTATATGCGAGAATGACCGTCGAGTTACCTACTGCGAGTGTACATAAGGACAGCTCTACatccgccgcgctgcggtTTGACATGTccgacacgctgctgcagcctccGACGAGCATCTTGTCAGAGCCTTCAACGGCTACCGCTCGAACGAGAGACAAGTCTGCCATGTCCTTTGGTAGTTTCGGGCGCCCTGTTGCATACGGATCCTTGGCAAGCCGACGCCTCGCCTACACCACCGACGGTGGTGACGCCACCGATGAAGGTGTCTTCTCTCCAATCAGCCTGATGGACGATACCGAGCGAGGATTCTACGCTCGCGCGGTTGGCGACAGAAACGCACTTCTTGCGGATAATCGAGCAGCCGTCCCTATGCCACAGCTACTCTCCTTCTCCGGAACTGCTCGCTCCTCGCCACGAATCtgggacgacgaggacgtcgATGTGGATCCGACGACAGCGTTTAGCGACCCGTCGCTGCGGCTTTCGTTCGCGCTGCCGCCCATCACCTTCTACGAAGCTTATCTGAGCCTGACGAAGAAGCTGCAACCTGCCGACACGAGTGCGGCCTTCATAGCCAAGGGGGAGACAGTAAAGACGGCTGAATCTTCTTCAAAGCTGTCGCCGCAGGCCATAGAAGTACCGAAGCTGAAGAAAAGAAGCCTTATCTCCATCTTCTGGTGTTGCAGTGACCAAGGTCGTGCTGCGGCAACAGTCGGGAAGCAACCACAGTCCAGCCCACCGTCTCCTAGAGGGTTGACTCGTGAAGAGCGCAACGGTGTGGCGGCTGCGGAAGCGACCGTCTCCACCCCTGGGGGACCCGAAGAGCATCTCCGGATTATACGCGCTCTGAAGTCTCAgtccctctcgctgcagctTCCCACCCATCGCCGTATGCTACTCACAGTCTTCAATACTCTCACGGGCAACATTCCGTGGGTGAATACAAATGGGAATCCACTTCCATCCTCCTCAGACGCTCCCCTGCCGCTGTTTTCGCCTACGACAGTGAAATGGGAGTCAATCGGGTTTCAAGGAGCCAATCCTGCCACCGATGTTCGAGCAACGGGTGTCCTCGGTGTGATCCAGTTATTGTATCTCATCGACTACTACCCCGCATTCGCGCAGCGACTGTGGCAACTCTGCCGAGACCCAGCGAACGAAAGGGCATCTCCGCCACTGTCTAATGGCCATTGCGGCagtgcgccaccagcgactGCGAAGGGAGGTGGAGTCTCCGATGAGCTGCCATTTGTGCTGGTATGCTTCAGCTtcacggcggtggtgctggacGCGGCTGGGCAACACATTCTTGACGATGAGATGCAAAAGGTGGCGAACGCTAGACTCCCCGTTTCCGCATCACAGGCGACTCTCGCTAAAACGACACGGCCTGTGCCACATCCCTCTTCCTACCCTGGCATGTATGTTTGCTGCGAGTGCTACGTCGGAGCTCTGGCGCTGTTCGTAGACGCCTGGAGAGCGCGGCCCCAAGGCGAGGCCAGAGGCAACTTTGATGTCGCGGCGTCCACAGTGCCCCTGAAGCGGCCCAGTATTGCTGACTTCGGCGACATTAAGGCGCGACTGCGGGGACAGCTTTTGAAGAAGGGCGCTGCAAAGGTCATGCAAGAGGCAGCGCGTCATGTCCGTGGGGCCGAGGGAAGGTACTAG